One stretch of Roseibium sp. HPY-6 DNA includes these proteins:
- a CDS encoding TIGR01620 family protein, with translation MTGTDPREHRKPAAFRLDDRKVHMSEDEVRMPVADEAIITRATLDEDEPRLPRDASTPKSGIRFGKWLMIGLTGLVSLSIGLAVDSLIRDLFARTDWLGWLGVGLAAIAALGLLGLVIREMTGLMRLGKIDHLRDKIQAAADEDDARQAATGLKELLELYRDRPETAQGRKALAGHMREVIDGRDLVKLAERDLLAPLDSEARKIVMNSAKRVSVVTAVSPRALVDLLMVLFENLRTVRRLSTLYGGRPGTLGFLRLSKHVLAHLAVTGGMAAGDSLASEILGHGLAARLSARLGEGVINGLLTARIGIAAISVCRPAPFIDTSGPNVKDFMGELIASSESAEKGAREPT, from the coding sequence ATGACCGGAACCGATCCCCGTGAACATCGAAAACCGGCTGCCTTCCGGCTTGATGACCGCAAGGTTCATATGTCCGAGGACGAGGTCAGGATGCCTGTTGCGGACGAGGCCATCATTACCCGGGCAACGCTCGACGAAGACGAACCGAGACTGCCGCGCGATGCCAGCACGCCGAAGTCCGGCATCCGTTTCGGCAAATGGTTGATGATCGGACTGACCGGCCTTGTCTCGCTGTCGATCGGCCTGGCCGTCGACAGCCTGATACGCGACCTGTTTGCGCGCACCGACTGGCTCGGCTGGCTTGGTGTCGGACTGGCCGCCATCGCCGCGCTTGGGCTTCTGGGGCTTGTGATCAGGGAGATGACCGGTCTCATGCGCCTTGGCAAGATCGATCACCTCAGAGACAAAATACAGGCAGCAGCCGACGAGGACGATGCCCGGCAGGCGGCCACCGGCTTGAAAGAGCTGCTGGAACTTTATCGCGACCGACCCGAAACCGCTCAGGGACGCAAGGCCCTTGCGGGGCACATGCGGGAAGTCATCGACGGCCGCGACCTTGTGAAGCTCGCCGAGCGCGACCTCCTGGCACCGCTTGACAGCGAAGCCCGCAAGATCGTCATGAACAGCGCCAAACGCGTCTCCGTTGTCACCGCAGTCAGTCCGCGCGCGCTTGTCGACCTTCTCATGGTCCTCTTTGAAAACCTCAGGACAGTCCGACGGCTGTCGACGCTCTATGGCGGACGGCCCGGTACGCTTGGATTCCTGAGGCTTTCCAAGCACGTTCTTGCCCATCTCGCCGTCACCGGCGGCATGGCGGCAGGTGACAGCCTTGCCTCTGAAATCCTGGGGCACGGTCTTGCGGCGCGCCTGTCCGCCCGCTTGGGCGAAGGCGTGATCAACGGGCTCCTGACCGCCCGTATCGGCATCGCTGCGATTTCCGTCTGCCGCCCGGCTCCTTTCATCGACACGAGCGGACCGAATGTGAAAGACTTCATGGGTGAATTGATTGCGTCCTCCGAAAGCGCTGAAAAGGGCGCAAGGGAACCGACGTAA
- a CDS encoding VWA domain-containing protein, with protein sequence MFISFFTELKSAGIPVSLREYLTLMDALEKDLAERSVEDFYYLARLSLVKDESNLDKFDRVFGHVFKGLDLMSEVPATDIPEEWLRKLAEKHLTEEEKAEIEALGGFEKLMETLRERLKEQEKRHQGGNKWIGTAGTSPFGAYGYNPEGVRIGQKESRHRRAVKVWDKRDFKDLDDTQLLGTRNIQVALKRLRNFARTGAAEELDLDDTIRSTAHKGLLDIRMRPERHNAVKVLLFFDIGGSMDDHIRVCEELFSAARSEFKVMEHFYFHNCLYEYVWKENRRRHTERIDTMDVLHKYPSDYKIIFVGDASMSPYEIAYAGGSVEHWNEEPGAAWMQRVTGLYKSAVWLNPVREEHWHYTHSIKMLNELMEGRMFPMTVEGLSEAMKELAR encoded by the coding sequence ATGTTCATAAGCTTCTTCACCGAGTTGAAATCTGCCGGCATTCCCGTTTCGCTTCGGGAATACCTGACCCTGATGGATGCGCTGGAAAAGGATTTGGCGGAGCGGAGCGTCGAGGATTTCTACTATCTGGCGCGCCTCTCCCTCGTGAAGGACGAAAGCAATCTCGACAAGTTCGACCGCGTGTTCGGCCACGTCTTCAAGGGACTGGACCTCATGAGCGAGGTTCCCGCAACCGACATTCCGGAAGAATGGCTGCGAAAACTCGCCGAAAAACATCTGACCGAAGAAGAAAAAGCCGAGATCGAAGCACTTGGCGGTTTCGAAAAGCTCATGGAGACCCTGCGCGAGCGGCTCAAGGAGCAGGAAAAACGGCATCAGGGCGGCAACAAGTGGATCGGAACCGCTGGCACTTCGCCTTTCGGAGCCTACGGCTACAATCCCGAGGGCGTGCGCATCGGCCAGAAGGAAAGCCGGCACCGGCGGGCGGTCAAGGTTTGGGACAAGCGCGATTTCAAGGATCTCGACGACACCCAGTTGCTGGGAACGCGGAACATACAGGTCGCGCTCAAGCGGCTGCGCAACTTCGCCCGCACAGGCGCTGCCGAAGAACTCGATCTTGATGACACGATCCGTTCAACCGCGCACAAAGGCCTTCTCGATATCAGGATGCGCCCGGAGCGGCACAATGCGGTCAAGGTGCTCCTGTTTTTCGATATCGGTGGGTCGATGGACGACCATATCCGCGTTTGCGAGGAACTGTTTTCGGCGGCGAGATCAGAATTCAAGGTGATGGAGCACTTCTACTTCCACAATTGCCTTTATGAATATGTCTGGAAAGAAAACCGCCGACGCCACACGGAGCGCATCGACACGATGGATGTGCTCCATAAGTACCCGTCCGACTACAAGATCATCTTCGTCGGGGATGCGTCCATGAGCCCTTATGAAATTGCCTATGCGGGCGGGTCGGTCGAGCACTGGAACGAAGAGCCGGGAGCAGCCTGGATGCAGCGTGTCACCGGTCTTTACAAAAGTGCGGTCTGGCTCAATCCGGTTCGCGAAGAGCATTGGCACTACACGCATTCCATCAAGATGCTCAACGAGCTTATGGAAGGCCGCATGTTCCCGATGACAGTGGAAGGCCTGAGCGAGGCCATGAAGGAACTTGCAAGATGA
- a CDS encoding universal stress protein, translated as MFKKILVPVDPAEPGFAQEALSKAAQMARDYGAKIHLTAVSPEVQSFVATQLPDGWQKRTFDQTMVILDKIKGDLDLPDDAVDSVVKMGSVYHEIIEEAEASGCDLVLMTSHKPGLSTYFIGSNAAHVVRHAPCSVMVLRG; from the coding sequence ATGTTCAAGAAAATCCTCGTACCAGTCGATCCGGCGGAACCCGGTTTTGCTCAGGAGGCGCTTTCAAAAGCCGCCCAGATGGCGCGTGATTATGGCGCCAAGATCCATCTGACGGCCGTCTCCCCTGAAGTGCAAAGCTTTGTCGCCACCCAATTGCCGGATGGCTGGCAGAAGCGTACCTTTGACCAGACGATGGTCATTCTCGACAAGATCAAAGGGGATCTCGATCTGCCGGATGATGCTGTCGACTCAGTCGTGAAAATGGGCAGCGTCTACCATGAGATAATCGAAGAAGCCGAAGCATCCGGGTGTGACCTTGTGCTGATGACATCGCACAAACCTGGCCTGAGCACCTATTTCATTGGTTCGAACGCCGCCCATGTCGTGCGGCATGCTCCGTGCTCCGTTATGGTTCTGCGCGGCTGA
- a CDS encoding methyl-accepting chemotaxis protein, with the protein MTIQNKILSGVVLMAVLAIVSGGVGLWQVKKIEGQINEISDVVTPTIETADDVVYYATEMQKLILEILADEEPEDVAELHKEYQQAVGNFELAVEELDGIIVDEELQNTIDSLIDEKLALFAAADAMYVSHGDELKFEALAESQQAEMDELGDRIADRLLKLSESNEQEMAAAEEQGDTLVASGEATAEGLNQILGDLFEREYPMVEAALKLRSLVNAIEASVGEVMAEENPDRIDEQRAAFAAVAGEADQWLAALAEYSETDADRADIADLTGDFANWVAMATAPDGVFDTHFKMLTNEGIADLKAEEVDQVGDELVAQINQVIDVADALADGADEKAAVLVNTATMILLGLGVVSLATAGILTVIVMRTAIRPLKDLTEVMSKLAQGELDLSVPSQGRPDEVGRIADTVEVFRQSGVERIRLEKEASEANQVQSERQERVDQLITKFREKMSSLLSMITHDSGDMKSAALTLNQIAETTETTTQGASASSSEATANVETVAGTTEELTASVQEISGQVARGLSLANSASKDADSVNVKVKSLAEAAQQIGQVIGMISDIAEQTNLLALNATIEAARAGEAGKGFAVVASEVKSLAEQTGKATEQISQQITTIQASTEEAVVDIGGIATSVSEIDAFMTSIAAAIEEQSAATQDIARNVQQAAEGNKAVSSGMEQVSSAVTETKSSADSVLSSSENLAERSSEISEEVDTFLQAVEAA; encoded by the coding sequence ATGACGATTCAAAACAAGATTTTGTCCGGTGTTGTCTTGATGGCAGTCCTGGCAATTGTTTCCGGTGGTGTGGGGTTATGGCAGGTCAAAAAGATCGAAGGTCAGATCAACGAAATCTCGGATGTCGTGACGCCTACGATCGAAACGGCCGACGACGTTGTTTACTACGCAACGGAAATGCAAAAACTGATCCTGGAAATCCTTGCGGACGAAGAGCCGGAGGATGTGGCCGAGCTGCATAAAGAATATCAGCAGGCGGTTGGCAACTTTGAACTTGCGGTTGAAGAACTGGACGGAATCATCGTCGACGAAGAGCTGCAAAATACGATCGATTCCCTGATAGACGAAAAACTCGCTCTCTTTGCGGCAGCCGACGCAATGTATGTGTCCCATGGCGACGAGTTGAAATTCGAAGCTCTTGCGGAGTCCCAGCAGGCCGAAATGGACGAGCTCGGCGACCGAATTGCAGACCGGCTTCTGAAACTCTCTGAAAGCAACGAGCAGGAGATGGCCGCCGCCGAGGAGCAGGGCGACACGCTTGTGGCGTCCGGCGAGGCGACAGCCGAGGGCTTGAACCAGATTCTGGGAGATCTGTTTGAGCGCGAATATCCGATGGTCGAAGCTGCTTTGAAACTGCGCTCCCTCGTCAACGCCATCGAAGCCTCTGTCGGCGAAGTGATGGCAGAGGAGAACCCTGACAGGATCGACGAACAGCGCGCGGCTTTTGCCGCCGTCGCAGGCGAAGCGGATCAGTGGCTTGCCGCGCTTGCAGAATATTCCGAAACCGATGCCGATCGTGCCGATATCGCGGACCTGACAGGAGACTTCGCCAACTGGGTCGCCATGGCCACGGCACCGGACGGGGTGTTCGACACTCACTTCAAGATGTTGACCAACGAAGGGATTGCCGACCTCAAGGCTGAAGAGGTTGACCAGGTCGGCGACGAGCTCGTCGCCCAGATCAACCAGGTCATCGACGTTGCCGACGCTTTGGCCGACGGAGCCGACGAAAAGGCGGCCGTTCTGGTCAATACGGCGACCATGATCCTGCTGGGACTTGGCGTTGTCTCGCTGGCAACGGCCGGTATTCTCACCGTAATTGTCATGCGCACGGCAATCCGCCCCCTGAAAGACCTTACGGAGGTCATGTCAAAGCTGGCGCAAGGGGAACTGGACCTCTCGGTTCCCTCGCAGGGGCGTCCTGATGAAGTCGGGCGCATCGCCGATACTGTTGAAGTTTTCCGGCAGAGCGGCGTAGAGCGTATACGGCTTGAGAAAGAGGCTTCAGAAGCCAATCAGGTGCAAAGCGAGCGTCAGGAGCGGGTCGATCAGCTGATCACGAAGTTCCGCGAGAAAATGAGCTCACTGCTTTCGATGATCACGCATGACAGCGGTGACATGAAGAGTGCGGCATTGACGCTCAACCAGATCGCGGAAACGACGGAAACCACAACACAGGGCGCTTCCGCGTCTTCAAGTGAAGCCACGGCCAATGTGGAAACCGTTGCCGGTACCACGGAAGAACTGACAGCGTCCGTGCAGGAGATCAGCGGACAGGTTGCCCGTGGGCTGAGCCTGGCGAACAGCGCAAGCAAGGACGCGGACAGCGTCAATGTTAAGGTGAAATCGCTGGCGGAAGCCGCACAGCAGATTGGCCAGGTGATTGGAATGATCTCCGACATCGCGGAGCAGACCAATCTTCTTGCGCTCAACGCGACGATCGAAGCTGCGCGTGCAGGCGAGGCCGGCAAAGGATTTGCGGTGGTTGCCTCCGAAGTCAAGTCGCTTGCCGAACAAACTGGGAAAGCGACGGAACAGATTTCTCAGCAGATCACGACCATTCAGGCCTCCACGGAGGAAGCGGTTGTCGACATTGGCGGCATTGCGACGTCCGTCTCCGAGATCGATGCCTTCATGACGTCTATCGCTGCGGCAATCGAAGAGCAATCCGCTGCAACGCAGGACATTGCCCGGAACGTGCAACAAGCAGCCGAAGGCAACAAGGCGGTCAGCAGTGGCATGGAGCAGGTCAGTTCTGCAGTGACGGAAACGAAAAGCTCAGCAGACAGTGTTCTTAGCTCGTCGGAAAACCTTGCCGAGAGGTCTTCCGAGATCAGCGAAGAAGTCGACACCTTCCTGCAGGCGGTGGAGGCGGCTTGA
- a CDS encoding helix-turn-helix transcriptional regulator, translated as MSIHPELAEFPTTEIAAPLIGYAKSQPRGALNDWHAHDAAQLFHVVKGSLAIDTEHGTFFAPPERAVWLPPRVAHQTRYLTDTDLRYVYVQMDHTHDLPQTPQVIQVTTLLRALILEFMSYPRSQTEQGPAARIAAVILDQLKMLPAAPLQLPMPRDARLRTLCEAIIRCPANIPSLDEAARRSTVSVRSFERRMKAETGLSFRTWCRQVKLFRALELLASGRSVSDVSHKLGYEGPSAFVATFKKAFGVTPGRYFSEGDSNS; from the coding sequence ATGAGCATTCATCCCGAACTGGCTGAATTTCCGACGACCGAAATTGCCGCGCCGCTGATCGGCTATGCGAAATCACAGCCCCGAGGGGCACTCAATGACTGGCACGCACATGATGCCGCGCAGCTTTTTCACGTTGTCAAAGGTTCTCTGGCAATCGATACCGAGCATGGGACTTTCTTTGCGCCACCGGAGCGCGCGGTCTGGCTGCCACCGCGTGTTGCACACCAGACGCGGTATCTGACCGACACCGACCTCAGATATGTGTATGTGCAAATGGACCACACTCACGATCTGCCGCAAACGCCGCAGGTGATCCAGGTAACAACGCTTCTTCGTGCGCTTATTCTGGAATTCATGTCTTATCCGCGGTCTCAGACGGAGCAGGGGCCCGCGGCGCGGATCGCAGCCGTCATCCTGGACCAGCTCAAGATGCTGCCCGCCGCTCCGCTGCAATTGCCGATGCCGCGTGATGCGCGGCTGCGCACCTTGTGCGAAGCGATCATACGCTGTCCCGCCAATATCCCTTCGCTCGATGAAGCCGCGCGCCGCAGCACTGTTTCCGTGCGATCTTTCGAACGACGTATGAAAGCCGAAACGGGCCTCAGCTTCAGAACCTGGTGCAGGCAAGTCAAACTTTTCAGGGCACTGGAGCTTTTGGCTTCGGGCCGGTCTGTTTCCGATGTCTCGCACAAACTCGGCTATGAAGGCCCAAGCGCCTTTGTTGCAACATTCAAAAAAGCGTTTGGTGTAACCCCTGGCCGCTATTTCTCCGAAGGTGATTCGAATTCGTAA
- a CDS encoding MFS transporter, producing the protein MTYFTQNAHPDEVTGWRSPAVLLMIMAGAMQLSFAAWWNLLNNFAVQELDFTGREIGIQQSIREIPGFLSFLAVYLLLVMREQTLAYASLLLLGIGVAITGYFPTAIGFYVTTLIMSIGFHYYETMAQSLSLQWLPKATAAATMGKIISVGSFAALIAYGLVYFAWETFHLSFTVVFAIAGGLTLVVLAFLMLAYPHFREGVPQHKKLILRRRYWLYYALTFMGGARRQIFMVFAGFLMVERFGYDVHEIAGLFLINGVFSMILAPKIGQLIVRFGERKALIFEYIGLIGVFVAYAFVSSPWVAAALYVVDHAFFAIAIAMKTYFQKIADPRDIAPTAGVAFTINHIAAVFIPVLFGFVWLISPAAVFLAGAAMAAVSLVLASLIPSDPEDGREVDFWFRKRVTQPAE; encoded by the coding sequence ATGACCTACTTCACACAAAACGCTCACCCGGATGAAGTGACAGGCTGGCGGTCGCCGGCGGTTCTTCTCATGATCATGGCCGGCGCCATGCAGTTGTCCTTTGCGGCATGGTGGAACCTGTTGAACAATTTCGCGGTTCAGGAACTCGATTTTACCGGGCGCGAGATCGGTATTCAGCAATCGATCCGCGAAATTCCCGGCTTCCTAAGCTTTCTCGCGGTCTATCTTTTGCTGGTCATGCGCGAACAGACGCTCGCCTATGCATCGCTTCTCTTGTTGGGGATTGGCGTTGCCATTACCGGTTACTTTCCAACCGCGATCGGGTTCTACGTCACCACTTTGATTATGTCGATCGGGTTTCACTACTACGAAACCATGGCCCAGTCGCTATCGCTGCAGTGGCTGCCCAAGGCGACGGCCGCCGCGACGATGGGAAAGATCATTTCGGTCGGTTCTTTCGCCGCCCTGATCGCCTATGGGCTCGTTTACTTTGCCTGGGAGACCTTTCACCTCTCCTTCACAGTGGTCTTTGCGATCGCCGGCGGTTTGACGCTTGTTGTCCTGGCGTTTCTGATGCTGGCATACCCTCACTTCAGAGAGGGCGTGCCGCAGCACAAGAAACTGATCCTGCGAAGAAGATACTGGCTATACTATGCTTTGACGTTCATGGGCGGCGCCCGTCGCCAGATCTTCATGGTGTTCGCCGGATTTCTGATGGTCGAACGCTTTGGATATGACGTTCATGAAATCGCCGGGCTGTTCCTGATCAACGGCGTATTCAGCATGATCCTTGCGCCGAAAATCGGCCAGCTGATCGTTCGCTTCGGCGAGCGTAAGGCACTGATCTTTGAATATATCGGGCTGATCGGTGTTTTCGTGGCCTACGCGTTTGTCTCAAGCCCGTGGGTGGCTGCCGCCCTTTACGTGGTCGACCACGCGTTTTTCGCAATCGCGATCGCCATGAAAACCTATTTCCAGAAAATCGCAGATCCGCGCGACATTGCACCGACCGCCGGCGTTGCCTTCACGATCAACCATATCGCGGCAGTGTTCATTCCGGTTCTGTTTGGATTTGTCTGGCTGATATCACCTGCTGCTGTCTTCCTGGCAGGCGCGGCCATGGCAGCAGTCAGCCTTGTGCTGGCATCGCTGATCCCAAGCGATCCGGAAGACGGGCGCGAGGTCGACTTCTGGTTCCGGAAACGGGTTACTCAGCCCGCGGAGTAA
- a CDS encoding 2Fe-2S iron-sulfur cluster-binding protein: MPKITFVTFDGNQTEVDAAEGTTVMENAIKNMVQGIEAECGGACACATCHVYVDDAWKDKTGTAEPMEEDMLDFAYDVKPTSRLSCQIKVTPELDGLVVHVPERQA; the protein is encoded by the coding sequence ATGCCGAAAATCACATTTGTAACCTTCGATGGAAACCAGACCGAGGTAGATGCCGCTGAAGGCACGACGGTTATGGAAAACGCCATTAAGAACATGGTCCAGGGCATTGAAGCGGAGTGCGGCGGTGCCTGTGCCTGCGCAACGTGCCATGTTTATGTCGACGATGCCTGGAAGGACAAGACCGGAACGGCAGAGCCGATGGAAGAAGACATGCTCGATTTCGCGTATGACGTGAAACCAACCTCGCGCCTGTCATGCCAGATCAAGGTCACACCGGAACTCGATGGACTGGTTGTCCACGTGCCGGAGCGTCAGGCTTAA
- a CDS encoding Hpt domain-containing protein, with protein sequence MAPSSMARVSGRVGPDAPIDLVQLATNTLGNRDLEVQVLHLFKSQSCSTLERLSNETDSKVRLDLVHTLKGSARAIGAGRVADVCENLEGRMKQTSDAATEGLEAAVDEANTYIRDLLTG encoded by the coding sequence ATGGCCCCTTCATCCATGGCCCGCGTCAGCGGCCGCGTGGGTCCGGATGCGCCGATCGACCTGGTGCAACTGGCAACGAACACCCTCGGAAACCGGGATCTCGAGGTCCAGGTTCTGCATCTTTTCAAATCGCAATCCTGTTCGACTCTCGAGCGGCTTTCCAACGAAACAGACAGCAAGGTCAGGCTTGACCTCGTTCACACGCTCAAAGGATCAGCCCGTGCCATAGGAGCCGGGCGGGTTGCGGATGTCTGCGAAAACCTGGAAGGACGCATGAAGCAGACTTCCGACGCGGCCACCGAAGGCCTTGAAGCCGCCGTCGACGAAGCCAACACATATATAAGAGATCTTCTGACCGGCTGA